AGCATTATATTTTCTAGATACTTTTTTTAGTGTTCTGTAATTTTCTAAATCAGAAGCACAAGCTATTTTATTACAGGTAACTACGGCAATATTAGTGCGTAAATATTTTTCATAAACTTCTGATACTTTTTGATTTGCTGTGTTATCTACAAAAACAGAATTACGAAGGTTGTACATTTTAGTTTTGTTAAAAAACTCATCTAAAGTTGTAGGCTCTCCATTTGCCAATAAATCTTTCCAATTAGTTAAATTGATTCCATCAGTATCAAAAGCCATTTTTTTAGAATTAGCAATACCAACAACACGAATATTCATTTTTAAATGTTCTCTTAAGTATTGTTGCTGTTGATGTATTTGAGCTAAAAAACGTTCACCTACATTACCAACACCAGTAACAAATAAATTAAGTTGTTTTATTTTTTCTTCAAAGAATTGTTCATGTAATGTGTTTAGCCCTTTTTTAGCATCGTTACTATCTATTACAGCTGATATGTTTTTTTGAGAAGCTCCTTGAGCAATGGCTCTAATATTTACATTATTTTTCCCTAAAGCACTAAACATTTGTCCGCTTAAACCTTGATGATTTTTCATATTATCACCAACTAAAGCTAAAATAGCAAGACCTTGTTCTACAATAACAGGTTTTACTTTTTTACGTTCTATTTCAATTTCAAAGGCATCATTAATTGCTTTAGTAGCTTTTTCTGCATCCTCATCGTAAATACCAACACAAATAGAATGTTCAGAAGACGCTTGAGTAATTAATACAATATTAATGTTTTGATTAGAAAGTGTTTCAAATAAACGTTTTGAAACGCCAGAAACACCAACCATGCCGCTACCTTCTAAGGTTAATAAAGTAATGTTTTCTATATGACTAATCCCTTTTACAAGATTAGAACTTTTTGCTTCTTTGGTAATTAAAGTTCCTATATTATCTGGTTCAAAAGTATTTTTAATAACGATAGGAATTTCTTTTTCTAATACAGGTTGTATAGTAGGAGGGTAGATTACTTTGGCACCAAAATGTGAAAGCTCCATGGCTTCCTGATATGATATTTGTGGTATAGGAAAAGCTTGTTTTACAACACTTGGGTTTGCAGTAAACATTCCACTAACATCGGTCCATATTTGTAATTCACTAGTATTTAAAGCAGCGGCGTAAATTGCAGCAGTATAATCAGAGCCACCTCTACCTAAAGTTGTAGATAAGCCATTTTCTGATTTAGCTATAAAACCAGGTAAAACAGTAATTTGGTGTGGATTTTGATTAAAGTATTCTTGAGAATTTTTATTAGTTAACTTAAAATTTACTTGTGCTTTATCAAAAACATTTGAAGTACTAATAAGCTCTCTACTGTCTTTATAAGTTGCATCTAAATCATTCTTTGCTACTTCTGAAATTATATATGAAGATAGTAATTCTCCAAACCCACTTATAGCTGCCATTGTTTTAGGAGTTACTTCTTTTAGTAAAAAACACCCCTCTAATAAAGTTTGTAATTGACTAAATAAAGTATTTACTTTATGTAAAACTTCATCTTGTGCATTTTTATTTACAAGATCAGTAACAACCTGTGTATGATGTTGTTTTACTTCTTTAAAAAGTTCAATGTAATTAGCTTCATTATTAGCGGCTTTATTTGCTGAAGCTATTAGTTTATTGGTAGTTTTACCAAAAGCAGAAACGACTACGGCTACTTTTTCTTTAGCAGCGGTGTTTGAAACGATTTGAACTACTTTAGTAATGTTTTGACTATTGGCTACTGATGAACCTCCAAATTTTAAAATTTTCATTTTAAAAGGTATAAAAAATAATTAATTATAGAATTTTAGTTGTTATTTATCTGTTTTCAATTTTTTGAAAATATAAATAAGACGAGTGGATTATATGTATAAAGTAGACCCCTAAAGGGTAATAATAATTGTATTAGAAATAAAAGTAGTGCCCATGAAGTCTGTCGTAAAGTTTACGATAGGTAATGAGTTTATATTTCTTTTGTTGATTAACATTATTATGGCAAATGTAAACTTTTTTTTAAAACATTACATATTTTTTTAAAAAAAACTAAATAAAGTAGTAAATCATAAATAAAAACTACCTTGCTTTAAGGTATGTCCAATGGTTATTTTCTTTACAAAAAGAAGAATTTTCATGTATAATATCAATTTTACCATTTTCCATGAAAAAAGCTTTGAATTCAACAGTTCCAATCAAATCAGTATAACGACCTTTAGTTATATTAATGATCTCTAATTTAATCCATTGAACAGATTTTGCCCAAATAAGAATTTCTTTTTTTTCTCGATTAGAAGGGCGTGTTTTTGAATGATGACTTTCTTGTAAGTAGTTAATGTTAGCTAAGGCAAAGGCACTGTATCTAGATCTCATTAAGGATTCAGCAGTTGCTATCGATTGAATATTTTGGTGTGCTATTTTACAGCATTCGTTATATGTTTTACTAGAATTACAAGGGCATTGCATATGATTGTTATATTAATTTAATTTAATAGTTCTTTTTTTTTAGCTATTCTAAAACAACGTTCTTTACCTATATATAAAGGATTTCCATGTTTTTCAGACCAAAAACCATCCAAAATGTCCTTAGATATACATTTATAAACAACAACTCCCTTATAAGTATTACAATCAATTCCTTTATATTTGAAATTAATGACTAATATATTATCATTATAAAAACCTGTTCCGACTTGTTCTTGCTCATTATTAATAATCCATGTAGCAATGATTCTGTTATTAACGTCAAGATTTAAAGAAAGTATGCCTTTATAAGTATGTTTTTCAGCATCTTGATTATTCCCAATAATATTATATTTTCCAACTAAGTCTTGAATTGTCATTTTCTTAAAAAAATGTAAAATTACACTATTTTTATATAGACAACAAAAGAGCATAAAAGAAGATTCTCCTATATTAGTTAAACTTTATTAAAAGTGTTTCTACAAGAAATTTATTTAAATGAGAAAACTATTCATCTATACTTAGATGCATTTTAACTATAGAAAAGATTAATTAAACATATGTT
This genomic stretch from Tenacibaculum sp. Bg11-29 harbors:
- the thrA gene encoding bifunctional aspartate kinase/homoserine dehydrogenase I; protein product: MKILKFGGSSVANSQNITKVVQIVSNTAAKEKVAVVVSAFGKTTNKLIASANKAANNEANYIELFKEVKQHHTQVVTDLVNKNAQDEVLHKVNTLFSQLQTLLEGCFLLKEVTPKTMAAISGFGELLSSYIISEVAKNDLDATYKDSRELISTSNVFDKAQVNFKLTNKNSQEYFNQNPHQITVLPGFIAKSENGLSTTLGRGGSDYTAAIYAAALNTSELQIWTDVSGMFTANPSVVKQAFPIPQISYQEAMELSHFGAKVIYPPTIQPVLEKEIPIVIKNTFEPDNIGTLITKEAKSSNLVKGISHIENITLLTLEGSGMVGVSGVSKRLFETLSNQNINIVLITQASSEHSICVGIYDEDAEKATKAINDAFEIEIERKKVKPVIVEQGLAILALVGDNMKNHQGLSGQMFSALGKNNVNIRAIAQGASQKNISAVIDSNDAKKGLNTLHEQFFEEKIKQLNLFVTGVGNVGERFLAQIHQQQQYLREHLKMNIRVVGIANSKKMAFDTDGINLTNWKDLLANGEPTTLDEFFNKTKMYNLRNSVFVDNTANQKVSEVYEKYLRTNIAVVTCNKIACASDLENYRTLKKVSRKYNAPFLFETNVGAGLPIIDTLKNLIASGDRVHKIQAVLSGSLNFVFNNFNASSTFHDVVGEAQKQGYTEPDPKIDLSGIDVARKILILARESGYELELSDIENNSFLPEKSLNTTNNDDFYASLTEFEAHFQKIFKEANDESYRLKYVAEFSDGKAKVGLQHIPSDHPFYNLEGSDNIVLFFTDRYPINPLIIKGAGAGADVTASGIFADVIRIGNN
- a CDS encoding YchJ family protein, translated to MQCPCNSSKTYNECCKIAHQNIQSIATAESLMRSRYSAFALANINYLQESHHSKTRPSNREKKEILIWAKSVQWIKLEIINITKGRYTDLIGTVEFKAFFMENGKIDIIHENSSFCKENNHWTYLKAR